TACGGATGGTCTTCTTGAAGCCACAGAGGGCCTCAACCAGTTTGATGTTCATCTTCATGTGCAGGTCGTCCTCCTGCCTCTGGTACACTGGGTGGTCCTGCTGGTCCAGCACGATCACCACGTCTCCTGGTTCCAGACCAGGCTCCTGGTCGCCCTCCCCGTGGAATGGTATCTTCTGACCCCCCTTCAtacctacaggatatacagtaatAGTGTCTTGGTTAGTTCCTACCTACGGGATATACAGTAATAGTGTCTTGGTTAGTCCCtacctacaggatatacagtaatAGTGACGTGGTTAGTTCCtacctacaggatatacagtaatAGTGTCTTGGTTAGTCCCtacctacaggatatacagtaatAGTGTCTTGGTTAGTCCCtacctacaggatatacagtaatAGTGTCTTGGTTAGTTCCtacctacaggatatacagtaatAGTGTCTTGGTTAGTTCCtacctacaggatatacagtaatAGTGTCTTGGTTAGTTCCtacctacaggatatacagtaatAGTGTCTTGGTTAGTTCCtacctacaggatatacagtaatAGTGTCTTGGTTAGTTCCtacctacaggatatacagtaatAGTGTCTTGGTTAGTTCCtacctacaggatatacagtaatAGTGTCTTGGTTAGTTCCtacctacaggatatacagtaatAGTGTCTTGGTTAGTTCCtacctacaggatatacagtaatAGTGTCTTGGTTAGTTCCTACCTACGGGATATACAGTAATAGTGTCTTGGTTAGTTCCTACCTACGGGATATACAGTAATAGTGTCTTGGTTAGTTCCtacctacaggatatacagtaatAGTGTCTTGGTTAGTTCCtacctacaggatatacagtaatAGTGTCTTGGTTAGTTCCtacctacaggatatacagtaatAGTGTCTTGGTTAGTTCCTACCTACGGGATATACAGTAATAGTGTCTTGGTTAGTTCCTACCTACGGGATATACAGTAATAGTGTCTTGGTTAGTTCCtacctacaggatatacagtaatAGTGTCTTGGTTAGTTCCtacctacaggatatacagtaatAGTGTCTTGGTTAGTTCCtacctacaggatatacagtaatAGTGTCTTGGTTAGTTCCtacctacaggatatacagtaatAGTGTCTTGGTTAGTTCCtacctacaggatatacagtaatAGTGACTTGGTTAGTTCCtacctacaggatatacagtaatAGTGTCTTGGTTAGTTCACTGGTATCTGTTCCTTTCTGTCATGATGGCTGCCTACAGCTGACGGGAGTTTTAGACACTAGAGGGCGCCCTTGCTATTATTTACAGCAAGTCGAAACTTCTGATATTCAAGCTCTAGGGAATTTGGGGAAATCAATTTCTATCTTCTTAGTATTGTACAGTAAATTACTTATTTTAAACATCCCAACAAGGGAAGAGGACCTCAAACAAACCTTTGTCAATGTGAACCTCTAGAATCTTCTTCTTGCGTTCTACTTTGTGTCCGTTGCAGGTCTTGCATCGGTCTTTAGAGTTGAagcgttctccctctccctggcaCTCTGCACACATGGTCTGGATCTGCTGTATCATTCCTGGCCCGATCTGCTGCACCTTGATCTCCACTCCTCTGCCTTTACAAGAACCACACGTCTGCAAGGCACCCTTCTTACCGCCGTAGCCTGCAGTAAAGACAGAGTTAGGAGTCGTACCCTGCAGTAAAGACAACCAGAGTTAGGGGTCGTACCCTGCAGTAAAGACAACCAGAGTTAGGGGTCGTACCCTGCAGTAAAGACAACCAGAGTTAGGGGTCGTACCCTGCAGTAAAGACAACCAGAGTTAGGGGTCGTACCCTGCAGTAAAGACAACCAGAGTTAGGGGTCGTACCCTGCAGTAAAGACAACCAGAGTTAGGGGTCGTACCCTGCAGTAAAGACAACCAGAGTTAGGAGTCGTACCCTGCAGTAAAGACAACCAGAGTTAGGGGTCGTACCCTGCAGTAAAGACAACCAGAGTAATGGACTTCAGACCTGGTGGAACTCAGAAGGAAGACCTGGACCTGTATCCTCAGAGTAaatgtgctgatctaggatcaggtatcCCCTCTTAGTCATTATGATTTCAAAggtaaaactgatcctagatcagtacttcTGATAGATCTGTGAATATGGGCTCAGATCTGATAATGGGGGAGCTTTGTTTCGATATTGGATCTCAACATACCTTCACATTTTCCACAGATTACGTTTTTCTGCAGGGCCAATTTCCTCTTGGTTCCATTGTACATCTCCTCCAGAGTCACAGTGAGCTGATGGACCACGTTCTtacctggaccaaacacacaaTCATCACTACACAATAATATGTCAGTAACACAAGTAACAGATAATGGGgcagtttcctggacacagattagcCTAATCCTGGACTAACAAGCTTTTTCAAATGGACATTCTCCATTGGTCTGGCTAGTCCTGGACTAGTTTAAGCCTCAGTGTCATGGAAACCCCAATATGAGACAGTTCATTTGTAACATTAGTATTACCTCTCCTATCCCTCTGAGGCATTCTGCCGCCGCCTCCAAAGAACATGTTGAATATGTCCATAGGGGAACCTCCTCCCCCCATGCCGCCATCCTTGATAGCCTGCTCTCCACCCTGGTCGTAGAGGTCCCTCTTCTTGGGCTCTGACAGAACCTCATAGGCCTGAGATATCAGCTTGAACTGGGAGGGGAGAGACCGTTATATAACACCGTAATGGCCAACTCCATAACTATTGGAGCTACATTTCAACATTTGTGTCTTTTACTGCAATACCAAAGATGGAATAGATTTTCCTTTCAATATTAGTGTGGACGTTCCTTATTTTTCAGTTTAACTACCATATCAAAACAGCTAGTCAGTGTTAAATCATTTATCCTTGCTTCTCTGAAGAAATAAATCCTTATGCAACTCCACTCATCTTAGGCTTCAGGCTAATTTTACAGTGAGAGAACAACAGAAGAGCAAAACAGGTGCGTGTTATTTTCAGTGTTCACCCAGTACATTTAAATCAGCCTAGAGCAGAGCTAAGGCTACAGTTAGGGGTGGTGGTGCTGCAATCCCACCCTGGTatcagactagacgtaacatagtaaacgtttGTTCAGTATAACTTGAGTGTCCCCGGAACAAACACAAAATGCAACAATcgcaaagattttactgagttcatacaaggaaatcagttcatttaaattaattcattaggacctaatctatggatttcacatgccctccataccaggcagtatcacaggaaggccttaaaaattgtcaaagactccaaccaccctagtcatagactggtctctctgctaccgcatggcaagtggtaccggagcgccaagtctaggtcaaaaaggcctcaagccataagactcctgaacagctaatcaaataaatggctacccagactatttgcattgtcccccaccccctttttttacactgctgctactctggttattatctatgcatagtcactttaataactctacctacatgtatatcaaatcaaaccgaatataacaagtgtagaccttcccgtgaaatgcttacttacaatcccttaaccaacaatgcagttaagaaaaatacgtgttaagtaaaaaattgatagagcagcagtaaaataacagtagtgaggctatatagagggggtaccggtagag
This genomic interval from Salvelinus alpinus chromosome 6, SLU_Salpinus.1, whole genome shotgun sequence contains the following:
- the dnaja gene encoding dnaJ homolog subfamily A member 4, which encodes MVKETGFYDTLGVNPKATPDEIKKAYRKLALKYHPDKNPNEGEKFKLISQAYEVLSEPKKRDLYDQGGEQAIKDGGMGGGGSPMDIFNMFFGGGGRMPQRDRRGKNVVHQLTVTLEEMYNGTKRKLALQKNVICGKCEGYGGKKGALQTCGSCKGRGVEIKVQQIGPGMIQQIQTMCAECQGEGERFNSKDRCKTCNGHKVERKKKILEVHIDKGMKGGQKIPFHGEGDQEPGLEPGDVVIVLDQQDHPVYQRQEDDLHMKMNIKLVEALCGFKKTIRTLDGRVLIITSPPGKVVKANDVRCVHNEGMPIHKDPYDRGQLIIQFQVEFPDKHWLPEHLLPRLEALLPPRDELLVSDDMEEVDLKEMDRSYSQQRSATSGGGKPSFEDIDDDEGGGHGVQCQQQ